The Oryzias latipes chromosome 4, ASM223467v1 genome includes a window with the following:
- the LOC111946280 gene encoding interferon-induced protein with tetratricopeptide repeats 1-like isoform X1 — protein MSSSSQTLSKLEALECHFTWVKQTTRSQLLAKRVELEDIGTDEGNFWLGSIYNLWGFVLYELGSSKEAHRYFRKATETLQRLKKEDEGPWLMVNYGNLAWLHHHLGEEAKSQDYLSKVEALKSKSPCQEELHPEIYAEKAWTLMKFGKDNQLLAADYFQRSFKMQPDMVQWQSSRVIALSSAAKYWDTGLSDDVLQEIRTAREQDPENLYVAAVELKERGRKGESVKNEAETLGQKILLQPVSSYSGLKPLLRLHRQLGSLDEAIVLTEEALQRHPDERYLKRCAALCYKWKVLMFTADRADQRTIERAIKLHEEVVDLYSDTSFVKKIDLACVQAKSSQGREIAYQMFQDLLASRALDSDDKQLLYYNYAKYLHFDCQDSNESIRYHMKSAEIQNSTFYGKLSVKLLQKICERGRSRMCPEIREFLEKPARR, from the exons ATGAG CAGTTCTTCTCAGACTCTGTCCAAACTGGAGGCCCTGGAGTGTCACTTCACCTGGGTCAAGCAAACCACCAGATCACAGCTGTTGGCCAAGAGGGTCGAGCTTGAGGACATTGGCACAGATGAGGGAAATTTTTGGTTGGGTTCCATTTACAACTTGTGGGGGTTTGTCCTCTACGAGCTCGGCTCTAGCAAAGAAGCCCATCGGTACTTCAGAAAGGCCACAGAAACCTTACAGCGGCTGAAGAAGGAAGATGAGGGTCCCTGGCTGATGGTGAACTATGGAAATCTAGCCTGGCTGCACCATCATCTTGGAGAAGAGGCAAAGAGTCAAGATTACTTGTCAAAGGTTGAAGCTCTCAAAAGTAAATCTCCGTGCCAGGAGGAGCTCCACCCAGAGATCTACGCTGAGAAAGCTTGGACTCTGATGAAATTTGGTAAAGATAATCAGCTGCTAGCTGCAGATTACTTTCAGAGATCCTTCAAGATGCAGCCAGACATGGTGCAGTGGCAGTCCAGTCGTGTGATTGCACTTTCCAGTGCTGCTAAGTACTGGGACACAGGCCTGAGTGATGACGTCTTGCAGGAAATTAGAACAGCCCGAGAGCAGGATCCAGAGAATCTGTACGTGGCTGCTGTGGAGCTTAAGGAAAGAGGCAGAAAAGGAGAATCAGTGAAAAATGAGGCGGAGACGCTGGGTCAGAAGATCCTTCTGCAGCCTGTCAGCAGCTACAGTGGCCTGAAGCCCCTCCTGAGGCTGCACAGGCAGCTGGGCTCGCTGGATGAGGCCATCGTTCTGACAGAGGAGGCCTTGCAGCGGCATCCTGATGAGCGCTACCTGAAGAGATGCGCTGCACTCTGCTACAAATGGAAAGTCCTCATGTTCACGGCTGATCGAGCAGACCAACGTACGATTGAGAGAGCCATAAAGCTGCATGAGGAGGTCGTTGATCTCTACTCAGACACGTCATTTGTGAAGAAGATTGACCTGGCATGTGTGCAGGCAAAGTCGAGTCAGGGCCGCGAGATAGCATACCAGATGTTCCAAGACCTGCTCGCAAGCAGAGCACTGGATTCTGATGACAAGCAGCTGCTATACTACAACTACGCCAAATACCTCCACTTCGACTGTCAGGACAGTAATGAGTCCATTCGGTATCACATGAAGTCAGCAGAGATTCAAAACAGTACATTTTATGGGAAACTAAGCGTCAAATTGCTCCAGAAAATATGTGAGAGAGGAAGGAGCAGGATGTGCCCAGAAATCAGGGAGTTTCTGGAAAAACCTGCCAGAAGATGA
- the LOC111946280 gene encoding interferon-induced protein with tetratricopeptide repeats 1-like isoform X2, which yields MSSSQTLSKLEALECHFTWVKQTTRSQLLAKRVELEDIGTDEGNFWLGSIYNLWGFVLYELGSSKEAHRYFRKATETLQRLKKEDEGPWLMVNYGNLAWLHHHLGEEAKSQDYLSKVEALKSKSPCQEELHPEIYAEKAWTLMKFGKDNQLLAADYFQRSFKMQPDMVQWQSSRVIALSSAAKYWDTGLSDDVLQEIRTAREQDPENLYVAAVELKERGRKGESVKNEAETLGQKILLQPVSSYSGLKPLLRLHRQLGSLDEAIVLTEEALQRHPDERYLKRCAALCYKWKVLMFTADRADQRTIERAIKLHEEVVDLYSDTSFVKKIDLACVQAKSSQGREIAYQMFQDLLASRALDSDDKQLLYYNYAKYLHFDCQDSNESIRYHMKSAEIQNSTFYGKLSVKLLQKICERGRSRMCPEIREFLEKPARR from the exons ATGAG TTCTTCTCAGACTCTGTCCAAACTGGAGGCCCTGGAGTGTCACTTCACCTGGGTCAAGCAAACCACCAGATCACAGCTGTTGGCCAAGAGGGTCGAGCTTGAGGACATTGGCACAGATGAGGGAAATTTTTGGTTGGGTTCCATTTACAACTTGTGGGGGTTTGTCCTCTACGAGCTCGGCTCTAGCAAAGAAGCCCATCGGTACTTCAGAAAGGCCACAGAAACCTTACAGCGGCTGAAGAAGGAAGATGAGGGTCCCTGGCTGATGGTGAACTATGGAAATCTAGCCTGGCTGCACCATCATCTTGGAGAAGAGGCAAAGAGTCAAGATTACTTGTCAAAGGTTGAAGCTCTCAAAAGTAAATCTCCGTGCCAGGAGGAGCTCCACCCAGAGATCTACGCTGAGAAAGCTTGGACTCTGATGAAATTTGGTAAAGATAATCAGCTGCTAGCTGCAGATTACTTTCAGAGATCCTTCAAGATGCAGCCAGACATGGTGCAGTGGCAGTCCAGTCGTGTGATTGCACTTTCCAGTGCTGCTAAGTACTGGGACACAGGCCTGAGTGATGACGTCTTGCAGGAAATTAGAACAGCCCGAGAGCAGGATCCAGAGAATCTGTACGTGGCTGCTGTGGAGCTTAAGGAAAGAGGCAGAAAAGGAGAATCAGTGAAAAATGAGGCGGAGACGCTGGGTCAGAAGATCCTTCTGCAGCCTGTCAGCAGCTACAGTGGCCTGAAGCCCCTCCTGAGGCTGCACAGGCAGCTGGGCTCGCTGGATGAGGCCATCGTTCTGACAGAGGAGGCCTTGCAGCGGCATCCTGATGAGCGCTACCTGAAGAGATGCGCTGCACTCTGCTACAAATGGAAAGTCCTCATGTTCACGGCTGATCGAGCAGACCAACGTACGATTGAGAGAGCCATAAAGCTGCATGAGGAGGTCGTTGATCTCTACTCAGACACGTCATTTGTGAAGAAGATTGACCTGGCATGTGTGCAGGCAAAGTCGAGTCAGGGCCGCGAGATAGCATACCAGATGTTCCAAGACCTGCTCGCAAGCAGAGCACTGGATTCTGATGACAAGCAGCTGCTATACTACAACTACGCCAAATACCTCCACTTCGACTGTCAGGACAGTAATGAGTCCATTCGGTATCACATGAAGTCAGCAGAGATTCAAAACAGTACATTTTATGGGAAACTAAGCGTCAAATTGCTCCAGAAAATATGTGAGAGAGGAAGGAGCAGGATGTGCCCAGAAATCAGGGAGTTTCTGGAAAAACCTGCCAGAAGATGA